Proteins encoded by one window of Dreissena polymorpha isolate Duluth1 chromosome 11, UMN_Dpol_1.0, whole genome shotgun sequence:
- the LOC127849893 gene encoding transient receptor potential cation channel subfamily A member 1 homolog, with product MFQAYLRRLLYLNWENLLEVCISISSFLYVLDVQPCQNDTGYRYDWQWNLGAIAIVTAWLGLVMFIQKFAYIGIYVVMFTSILQTFFRFFIVFLLFIIAFGLGFYALIQNQTPYHTSYHAIIRTMVMMIGEMDYNDIFHSDDKVHYWITYVLICIFLIVMSIIIMNLLVGLAVDDIKGVQEQASLKRLAMKTDLVLDVERLSLPFTSRWWRRELTMYSSNMEEVIAATKHPEEFGNQIQKSQRKTIKKIEKLKSNMKTLNDRTIKIEQMLNALLHASNIQLNAVDTVTINEDGWVKRRENDEN from the exons ATGTTCCAAGCCTACCTCAGGAGGCTGCTGTACCTCAACTGGGAGAATCTTCTGGAGGTCTGCATCAGCATCTCTAGCTTCCTGTATGTGCTCGACGTCCAGCCATGCCAGAACGACACCGGATACCGTTAT GACTGGCAATGGAATTTAGGTGCGATCGCCATAGTAACGGCCTGGCTGGGACTTGTCATGTTCATTCAAAAATTTGCTTACATCGGCATCTATGTGGTCATGTTCACCAGTATCCTGCAGACGTTCTTCCGTTTTTTCATCGTTTTTCTTCTCTTCATCATCGCCTTTGGGCTGGGATTTTACGCACTCATTCAGAACCAG ACGCCCTACCATACATCGTATCACGCGATCATCCGCACCATGGTGATGATGATCGGTGAGATGGACTACAACGACATCTTCCACAGCGACGACAAGGTGCACTACTGGATCACCTACGTGCTCATCTGCATCTTCCTCATCGTCATGTCTATCATCATAATGAACCTACTTGTCGGTCTCGCGGTCGATGACATAAAGGGCGTGCAGGAGCAGGCATCATTGAAAAGGCTTGCGATGAAG ACGGACCTGGTTCTTGACGTGGAGCGACTCAGTCTGCCGTTTACGAGCCGATGGTGGCGGCGGGAGCTGACCATGTATAGCAGCAACATGGAGGAAGTCATAGCAGCAACCAAGCATCCCGAGGAG TTCGGGAACCAGATTCAGAAGAGCCAAAGGAAAACAATAAAGAAGATCGAAAAGTTAAAATCCAACATGAAAACGCTTAACGATCGCACGATCAAGATAGAACAGATGCTAAATGCTCTTCTACATGCCAGCAACATCCAATTGAACGCAGTCGACACAGTGACTATCAACGAAGACGGCTGGGTCAAGCGCAGAGAGAACGATGAAAACTAA
- the LOC127849894 gene encoding cytochrome P450 4F6-like: protein MSAKALAIPLPDFIEDTVSGQTEETNPYVKAVNRITDTVVFRLTRPILLWDFVFYMTGTGRQFKKDCDFVHSVAEKVIDKRKETLVRAAIVTEKRFVDFLDILLTARDETWNGLTRIEIRDEVDTFLVEVSIQAELRMLLW from the exons atgtccgctaaAGCGCTCGCGATACCTTTGCCTGACTTTATAGAGGACACAGTATCTGGCCAGACTGA GGAGACAAATCCGTACGTGAAGGCTGTCAACAGAATTACTGACACTGTGGTTTTCAGATTAAC ACGGCCGATCCTACTGTGGGACTTCGTATTCTATATGACCGGTACCGGTCGCCAGTTTAAGAAAGACTGCGATTTCGTGCATTCTGTGGCGGAGAAAGTCATAGACAAGAGGAAAGAGACTTTAGTAAGGGCC GCTATCGTTACGGAGAAGCGTTTCGTCGACTTCTTGGATATTTTGTTGACGGCACGGGATGAGACGTGGAACGGACTTACGCGCATCGAGATCAGAGACGAAGTCGACACCTTCCTGGTCGAAG tTTCTATCCAGGCGGAGCTCAGGATGCTTCTATGGTAA